The Streptomyces sp. P9-A4 genome contains a region encoding:
- a CDS encoding LLM class F420-dependent oxidoreductase, giving the protein MVVYGMQLPVQSQSVLYAEPWEADAGPGDLLAVARAAEEYGFDYLASCDHVAIPRRLAEAMSTVWYDPVATLSFLAAATRRVRLLSHVAVVGLRHPLVTAKAYATLDHLSGGRLVLGVGAGHVQEEFEALGVDFARRGAVLDETVDALRAALGPEEYPEHLGERFAFKDLGQRPRPAQVRVPLWVGGSSPAAVRRAALKGDGWLPQGDPREQLAERIQKLLRLRAEAGIAEPITVGAIAEPLYVGTPAWRVGRRTLTGAPEEIAASLRAYGEMGVHQIQVRFRSRSRTELIDQMAAFGTEVAPHL; this is encoded by the coding sequence ATGGTGGTCTACGGGATGCAGTTGCCCGTTCAGTCGCAGTCCGTGCTCTACGCCGAGCCCTGGGAGGCGGACGCCGGGCCCGGTGATCTGCTGGCCGTCGCGCGGGCCGCCGAGGAGTACGGCTTCGACTACCTCGCGAGCTGCGACCACGTCGCCATCCCGCGCCGGCTCGCCGAGGCCATGAGCACCGTCTGGTACGACCCGGTCGCCACGCTCTCCTTCCTCGCCGCCGCCACCCGGCGGGTCCGGCTCCTCTCGCACGTCGCCGTCGTCGGGCTGCGCCACCCGCTCGTCACCGCCAAGGCGTACGCGACGCTCGACCACCTCTCCGGCGGCCGGCTGGTCCTCGGGGTCGGCGCCGGGCACGTCCAGGAGGAGTTCGAGGCGCTCGGCGTGGACTTCGCGCGCCGGGGCGCCGTGCTCGACGAGACCGTCGACGCGCTGCGGGCCGCGCTCGGTCCCGAGGAGTACCCGGAGCACCTGGGGGAGCGGTTCGCCTTCAAGGACCTGGGCCAGCGGCCCCGGCCCGCGCAGGTGCGGGTCCCGCTCTGGGTGGGAGGCTCCTCCCCGGCCGCCGTGCGCCGCGCCGCGCTCAAGGGCGACGGCTGGCTTCCGCAGGGCGACCCGCGCGAGCAGCTCGCCGAGCGGATCCAGAAGCTGCTGAGGCTCCGCGCCGAGGCCGGGATCGCCGAGCCGATCACCGTCGGCGCCATCGCCGAGCCGCTCTACGTCGGCACGCCCGCCTGGCGGGTCGGCCGGCGCACCCTGACCGGCGCGCCGGAGGAGATCGCCGCCTCCCTGCGCGCGTACGGGGAGATGGGCGTGCACCAGATCCAGGTCCGGTTCCGCTCCCGGAGCCGTAC